The Paramixta manurensis region TTGCTCACGATCAATCTCATAGGCAGTGCCGGCCAGCGCACCGCATCCCAGCGGGCTGACGTCAAGGCGCTTCAGCGTATCTTGTAAACGGCTTTCATCACGCGCCAACATTTCGACGTAAGCGAGACACCAGTGAGCAAAGGTCACTGGCTGCGCGCGCTGCAAATGGGTATAACCTGGCATAACCGCATCTTGATTCGCTTCCGCAGTCGCGCTCAATGCGTGTTGTAACTGACGCGTCGCCTCTAATAATTCGCCAACCTGCTGTTTACACCACAGTTTTAAATCAGTCGCTACCTGATCGTTACGGCTACGCCCGGTGTGCAATTTTTTACCTAACGCGCCGACTTTCTCGATCAACCGCCCTTCCACCCAGCTATGAATATCTTCCGCATCACTCTCAAGGATTTGTTGTGGGTGGTTATGCACCTCATTCAGCAACGTATTCAACGCCTCTTCCAGTTGCCGTTGTTCATCCGCCGTTAATACATTCACTGTGACCAACGCTTTGGACCAGGCAATTGATCCGACAATATCCTGTTCTGCCAGACGATAATCAAAACGTAGCGAATCGTTAAACTGTTTAAAACGTTGATCCGCCGCCTGGGTAAACCGCCCGCCCCAAAGTGCCATACTCAATACTCCTTTCAAATCATATAATAAGGGCAGCACAAGTGCCGCCCCTACGAATGCCTGTAGGAGCGAGGCAAGCCTCGCCCACCATGGTGAATCACTTTTTCTCGTTCAATGCGCGGATGCGTGAAGAGAGCGAGAACAGACGAATAAAGCCGCCCGCGTGACGATGGTCGTACACTTCATCCTCGCCAAAGGTGGCAAACTCTTCCGAGTAGAGGCTATTCGGCGATTTTTTCTGAATCGCGGTCACCTGCCCTTTATAGAGTTGTAACACCACTTCGCCATTCACCTCTTCCGCCAGTGACGCTGCGGCAGCCTGCAATGACTTACGCAGCGGAGCGAACCAGCGCCCATCGTAGACCACATAAGACATTTCCAAACCCAATTGTTCGCGCCATTTGAAGCTATCGCGATCTAACACTAATTGCTCAACGGCACGTAGTGCGTTGACCATAATCGTGCCGCCTGGGGTTTCGTAACAGCCGCGCGATTTAATCCCCACTAAGCGGTTTTCTACGATATCAATACGACCAATGCCGTGTTTCGCCCCAATAACGTTCAGCTTCTCCAGGCAACCAAACGGGCTCAACGCTTCGCCGTTTACCGCGACTACCAGTCCTTTCTCTACGCTGATCGTCACCTGCTCTGGCGTATCCGGCGCTTCTTGCGGATCAACCGTCCATACCCAGCAATCTTTATTCGGCGCATTCCACGGGCTTTCCAGCACGCCGCCTTCGGTAGAGATATGCCAGGCGTTCTCATCACGGCTGTAGATCTTTTCCAACGACGCAGTGGTCGGGATATTACGTTCTTTCAGATAATCCAGCAGCGCTTCACGCGAACGCAGATTCCATTCACGCCACGGCGCCACCACTTTTAGCTGCGGCGCTAACGCGGTATAGGTGGTTTCAAAACGCACCTGATCATTCCCTTTACCCGTAGCTCCGTGGCATAGCGCATCTGCACCCACTTTTAATGCCAGTTCTACCTGTGCTTTGGCGATAATCGGACGCGCCATTGAGGTGCCGAGCAAATAGGTGCCTTCATACAGCGCGCCGGTTTGCAGCACCGGATAAACGTAATCACGGATAAACTCTTCACGCAGATCGACGACATGACATTCGGATGCGCCAGACTGAAGCGCCTTTTTCTCTACGCCTTCCAAATCGCTACGGTCCTGGCCGATATCCGCCACGAACGCCACCACTTCGCAACCGCCATAGTTCTCTTTTAACCATGGGATGATGGCCGACGTATCCAGACCGCCGGAATAAGCCAGAACGATTTTTTTTATGCCTTGAGTTTGCATCTCTTAATCCTTGAACACTGTTTCGTTATGCGAGAATCCGGGTGCCGATAGACACGCCGCTAAAAAGAACCGGGAGTTGTTCTGCGTGACGCCAACTGGCGATATCCACCGGTCGGCCCAGCGTCCGCGCCGCATCAAGCGCCGCATTAACTTTAACCACCATGCCATCGGTAATAATGCCTTGCGCGATCAGTTGCTCCGCTTTCGCGGCGGTCATTTCAGCAATACGTTGGCCTTTCCCATCCAGAATACCGCTCACATCGGAGAGCAGCACTAAATCTGCGCCCAGCGTCGCCGCCAGCGCCGTCGCAGCCTGATCGGCATTCACATTCATTAACTCACCTTGCGCAGTAATCCCGATCGAACTGATAACCGGCAAAAAACCCGCGCTAAGCAAGGTATTCAGCAATACCGGCGACCCTGGAGTAGCGTTACCAACATGGCCGAGTTCCTCATCGAACTGTTCAACGTTAACGCTACCACCATCACCAAGGCAGAGCCCTACCGCTTCAATATGATGCTTCCTCGCCCATGCCAGCAGCGTTTTATTCGCGGTGCCAGCCAACGCACCGGTAATGATGTCAATCTGGTCGGCCGGCGTTACGCGCAAGCCGTTTTTCTTTTTCACTGGCAGCGCCAGCTTTTTCATCAGTTCATCCACCAGACAGCCACCGC contains the following coding sequences:
- a CDS encoding argininosuccinate synthase; translated protein: MQTQGIKKIVLAYSGGLDTSAIIPWLKENYGGCEVVAFVADIGQDRSDLEGVEKKALQSGASECHVVDLREEFIRDYVYPVLQTGALYEGTYLLGTSMARPIIAKAQVELALKVGADALCHGATGKGNDQVRFETTYTALAPQLKVVAPWREWNLRSREALLDYLKERNIPTTASLEKIYSRDENAWHISTEGGVLESPWNAPNKDCWVWTVDPQEAPDTPEQVTISVEKGLVVAVNGEALSPFGCLEKLNVIGAKHGIGRIDIVENRLVGIKSRGCYETPGGTIMVNALRAVEQLVLDRDSFKWREQLGLEMSYVVYDGRWFAPLRKSLQAAAASLAEEVNGEVVLQLYKGQVTAIQKKSPNSLYSEEFATFGEDEVYDHRHAGGFIRLFSLSSRIRALNEKK
- the argB gene encoding acetylglutamate kinase, with product MTNPLIIKLGGVLLDSEEALERLFTALVSWRESHQRPVLIVHGGGCLVDELMKKLALPVKKKNGLRVTPADQIDIITGALAGTANKTLLAWARKHHIEAVGLCLGDGGSVNVEQFDEELGHVGNATPGSPVLLNTLLSAGFLPVISSIGITAQGELMNVNADQAATALAATLGADLVLLSDVSGILDGKGQRIAEMTAAKAEQLIAQGIITDGMVVKVNAALDAARTLGRPVDIASWRHAEQLPVLFSGVSIGTRILA